TTGCCCGGTAATTGCGAGTTCCCAATTTTGCCACCGATCATCTTTTTTATGAACCGCAACCATTACGGCATTTTGCGCGATCGCCTGTTGACGCCATGCATTCAGTTGAGCATCGGTTGGCTCGTTCGTACACGCACTCAGGAACGCAACAGGCCAAAGCTTTAGCAGTCGAAAAAATGAAAACGATTGGGGCTTTGTATTGATGGCTTTCACTTTAAATTTAGGTCTTAGTCTGAGCGCTGGCTAAGACTGCCCGTAATATGTTGGTTCCTTTCCTAGCTTCCATTTGATGTTACAGCCGATGCTGGGCTTCTGGTCGGGGTTTACTGGTTTTCCTGCTAGGACAGCATCGATAGCTGCTCTTAAATCTTTACCTGTTACAGGCTTGTCTGTGCTGGGTCGGCTATCATCAAGCTGACCGCGATAGACAAGCTGTCTATCTGCATCAAAGAGGAAAAAGTCTGGCGTACAAGCTGCGGTATAGGCTTTGGCGGTTTCTTGGGTTTCATCGTAGCACAGAGGAAATATGAACCCTAGCTCTAAGGCGATCGCTTTTAACTGTTCTGGTGAATCATCTGGATATTTAATAGCATCATTGGCGCTAATTGCCACAATTGCTAAATCTTTTTCTGCGTAGTCTTCTCCAATTTGCGCCAATTCGGTTTGTATGTGCTTGACAAATGGACAATGCTTGCAGATGAACATTACCAATAATGCTTTTTTACCCGCAAAAGTGGCTAAGGAAATTGTTTTTCCAAATACTACTTCCGGCAGATGAAAATCCGGGGCTTTGGTTCCCAGCGGCAACATTGTTGAGGCTGTTCGCGCCATTGCTTGCACTCCTTGGATAAACCGCTTTTCCACTATTTTGACTTAAAGATGGGCTTAAGCGATCGCGATCGCTACCTTTGCTTTTTTTGCAACTGTATAGTACATTTGTACTAACAAAATTCTTAACCCCTCAAATTCATCAGGTAGCTCAAAAAGCCATGAGAAAACTGCAACCAGGAAGGTTTGAAAACGTGACTGAAGGGCTGCCTAAATATCTTGTCACAACAAAGAAGTCGCAGCTGCAAATCAAAACTTACCAGCAGACACTACAGCAAAGGGTTATAGATGGCTTGAGAAGTTTGGAGGCGCAAGCAGAACATATAAATCAGCTTTCAGCAGATCTAGAGGAGGCGATGTTTGAACTCAAAGCGATCGCTAGCGAAGTAAACAAAGATTTGAGAACAATACAGGCTACAACTAAACCTTTCCCGCGTCAGCAACAACAACTTCCTGAAATCTGCCAGTATTGGAAAACTAGCGTTCCTCATGTTGGGCAAAAGCCAAGCGGAGCGTTAGTATTGACGACGCGACAAATCGATCTATTCAAGGCAGAACGGGAAGCGGCGTTAATTGCCAAGGAACTGCGCCAGAAAGCAACAAGAAAAAGACGATAATTGTAATTTAGAAGTAAATTGTAAGGGTGGGTTACGCTGTAGCTAACCTACCATAAATAGAATATTATTTCCAACTCGTGAGTAAAATATACTATTGTATTTAGCACCAATTAAATTAATCCCTAATTTTATGCAAGAAAATAACCTTTCATCAACGCCACTACACAACATGAACCCGCTAAGTCGATTTTCCGACAGGGCGGATGATTATGCTAAATATAGACCGAGTTATCCAGCAGCAGCAATTAATACTATCGTTGAAGGTTTAAATAATTTGTCGCAAGTTGTAGCAGCGGATATTGGCGCAGGGACGGGGATTTCTTCGCGGTTGCTAGCTGAACGTGGAATTAGGGTAATTGCAATAGAACCAAACGCAGCGATGAGAGAAGCAGCATTGCTTCATCCATTCTTGGAGCTGCGAGAAGGTACAGCAGAAGCGACTAATTTAGCAGATGCATCCGTTGATTTAATTAGTTGTTTTCAGTCTTTTCATTGGTTCGCTCCTCAGCCAAGTCTTGAGGAGTTTCGCAGAATTTTAAAGCCAAACGGACGCCTAGCCGTAGTTTGGAACGAGCGCGATCGCGCTGACGAATTTACGCAAAATTATAGCCGCTTGGTACAGAGAGCATCAAACAATCATCCTGCTGAATCGCGTCTTGTTTCAGTAGATCCGCTGTTAACAAGTCCAATTTTCCCTAATGTCAGCCGTTACAATTTTGAGTACAGGCAAGAGTTAGACTTGGAAGGACTAATTGGACGTGCTATGAGCGTATCTTACATACCTCGTGAAGGAGAGGCGCACGAGCAATTAATCTCAGGTTTGACGGAATTGTATAACAGCGATCGCGATCGAGATGGCTTTGTTCAGTTAGCTTACTGTACTAGCGTGTATATCGCCGCGCCTAATATTAAAGTTTAAGTAAAATCAGTCTTCTTATATTATTTGTCGGGATTAATAGCCGAAAATAGCGCTGAATAATCAGCTTCTGCCAAACCTAAATTTTGTGCAATTTCTAAAATCTGCCGTATACCTTCAAGACTGCTAACATTCAAACCTTTTGACTTAGCCTCGTTTAGAAACAAGTTAGTGTCTTTAAGCATATGTTTAGTTGGAAAATTAGGATTGCTATAATCTCTGTCTAACATCCGCTGCAACTTCTTATCAAAAGTTGGTGCATACAGCGCACTTTGCCGCAATATTTCCATAAACCGCTCAACTTCTACGCCTTCACGCTGCACAAAACCTAAACTAAGCGCAAACGCACCAGTAAGCGAAGGAATCAGTTGATTTAGCGCTAATTTAACAGCAGCAGCCGCACCTACTTCGCCAATATGCAAAGGTTCTGAGCCAAAATGTTTTAGAATTCCAGACCATTTTTGATATTGTTCTGGCGAAGCGCCCACCATTACTATTAACTTACCTGCTTTTGCTTCTGGGGTACTCCCCAAAACGGGCGCTTCTATATAGTCGCCACCAGCAGCAACAACTTGAGACGCGATCGCTTTGCTTTCTGTTGGCGATATAGTTCCCATTTGGATAACTGTGCGTTCTGCTAATTGTTGTTTAGCACTATCTGAAAATAGAATATCTTCTATTGCCTGAGCGTTAGTTAACATCAAAATAGTGCAGTCTGATTCTCGAATTGCCTGCTCTGGAGAATCTACAATTTCAGCACCAGCATCCCTTAGCGCTTCCAATTTTGACGCAGTGCGATTGTAGGCAATAATGGGAATTTCAGCCTCCAATAGTCTTTGCGCCATTGGCTGGCCCATGAGTCCAGTTCCTAGAAATGCTACTTTCATAATTACCCTGACCTCATGTAAAAAAGCGACAGGGTAGGCATCATGCCTACCCTGTCAATACCACTTATATTAAACAATGAATACAGCAATTAGTCAAGCTAAATTTAAGTAAACTGCTGACTTTTTTAAAGCTCGTTGGAAGGAGAAGAAAGAGATAATTTAATACTGCAATATTTCTCTGCCGTCCAATGGCGATCGCTCGATTGATAGACGTTAACATCCGGCAATCCAGCTTGTTGAATTAATGCTTTAACTTCATCCAACGTAAAGGCAGCATATAGCGAATCTCGAAATAAATTTTTTTGGTGTTCGTCGTATTCTTCCCCGATACTCTCAACCAAATTGTTGATAATTTCCGCACTCTCCGGTCGAATTAAATCCCGGAGCAGAATTGCGCCATCACGGTTCATCACTCGTTTAATTTCTTGCAAAAATGGCAACGGTTCTGGCAGATGGTGGATAAGGCTATTAGAGATAACCATATCAAATTGCTCATCTCGATAAGGCAAGCCCTTAGCATCGGCTAATTCCAATTTAATTTGTTGTTGCAAACCAGCATTATCAACATTTTTTCTGCCGATTTCAAGCATAGACTTTGCCATATCGATGCCAGTAATATGCCATTGAGGACGCTGCTGACAAATTAATATAGGAATGCGAGCGGTTCCCGTTCCAGCATCCAACACAATTGCAGATGTTGAAGCTAACTCAATAGCGCGTTTGGCAAAAGCTGTGTTTACTTCAGTGAAGTCCATCGCATCGTATTCGACAGCTTCTTCCGCGCTGTCCATGACTTCAGGTTCTAATATTCGTTGCATGGGTAATTTTTCGGTTGCGTGTTAATTGTTCATGGCTCATAGCAAGAAACAACAAGCTAAGAACCATGAAAGTTGTTAATTTCTATTGCGCCTGCGATTTCTAGGCTTTTTCTTCTCAGCTGCTAGCAAGTTTTTCACTTTTGCTTGCATTTCCGAGTGCCGTGCTACTCCCTCATAAGCATACCTATTATATGCGTTGGTAGAAACTAAATTTTCCAGAGAACTAATACGTTCATCTGTGACAGGGTGAGTGGAAAGCCAACTAAAAACAGGGCGATCGCGGTCTTCTTTATTCAGAGTTATCATCAAATTGTGCAACCCATCAGCGGCATAGCCGCTAGAAGCTAAAATCCGAGTACCCAGAACATCCGCCTGACGTTCCATATCCCGGCTGTAGTTGAGGACTATTAAATTAGCAAGCGTCCCTCCATAGGGTAAAAATTGTGTGGCGCTAGCAGTCAAATTACCCTCAGTAACTAACTGAAATCCATGAGATAAGACAGCGTGGGATAGTTCATGAGCTAATAAACCAGCCAACTCAGCTTCAGAGTTAGTTTTAGCGATCGCTCCTGCATTAACAAATACTTTCCCGCCGGGTAGAGCGAAAGCATTGAGTTTGTCATCGTTAATAACATAAAACTCATATTGGAAATCATTTCTTCCAGCTACAGTTGCCAGTTTATTTCCCACTTCGCGGACATATTTAAGCACCTCTTCATCTTCTAAAAGTGGTATTTCTCGTTTTACCTGCTTTGTAACTGACTGACCGACCGCTGATTCCCCGCGCAGTAGCAAATAGGTCGATTCAGCAGCCGATATCGGGCCGAGAAGATTGCCCGTAATAACGTACCCCAAAGCACCAGTAATTACATTAGCGATCGCATTACCTCTTAACTGTGCCCGCAAATGTTGTTGGTAGCGTTTTAAATGCTTGTCCGCCAAAGTTTCAAACTCTGGCGCCGCCGGATGTTTTGGGTTTAACAAAGCAAATTGACGTGCCGACAAAGAAGCTTCCAGCCACTTTTTATTATCTACAAACCCGTTAATCTTAGCCGTGAGTAAATCCGGTTGGTCTGGATAAACAGCGGTTGCCCGTTCCAAAACTTTTAAAGCTTCTTCTGGCTTGTTATAGTCTTTAAGTGCTTGAGCGTAAAGTAACTGTCCGGGGATAAATTCGGGATATTGCTCCACTAAAAACTGTAGCGGTACAAAAATTTTAGTTTCCAGCTTTTGTTCCATACCAGCTTTAGCCTCGCGCCAGTAAACTTGACCTGCTGGCGATAGCTTTTCAGCGTCGGTAATTGCCTCTTTTCTCTCAGTAAGATCTGTGGCTTTTTTAAAGGGCGGTTTTGCTTCGCGGTATAGCTTTTGGGCGGCTGCCGATTGACCGCCGAGATAAAGTTTATCCGCTTCAATTAGCTTCTGCTTGCGTGCAATTTCTTCGGGAGTTGGCTCCGGTTCTTTATTTTTTTCCTCTGGTTTACCTTCCTCCGTGCTGGTTGCTTCTGGAGTTGGCTTTGTTGAAGGTTGGGGGGTCTTGGGAGGGGCTGGTTTTTCTACCGTTGGCGGGGCTGATTTTGCTTGCGCCAGAGTAATTGATGCAGAAATTGGCGACAGAAAGCAGAGGGCGATTAGCAGGAAGTTCCAGAATCGTTTCATGGCAGCTGGCGGCATCTATAAGTTTTTTTCTAATTTATGCAAACTTTTTTTTATCCTCGCGAAACTTTTAAAAAGTTGAGATCGCGAGGCGTGTTGGATGGCATCTTAGCATGGCTGAGGGTCTTACCGGACTACTAACGCTATGGCTGTTGCTTAACAGGAATTTCGATAAGAAACTCTGTCCCCATCCCAAGTCGGCTAGCAAAACGCAACTGGCCTTTGTGTTTTTCCTGCGATCGCTCAAAGCTGCTATTTTCTCTAACTCTGGAACACGCGATCGCGATCGCGCTTTTTTAATGCATTATTTTGTCTTGTTCGTATTTGTATTTATAATTACTTTTTTATTTTTCCTTAACTTTTCTTTTATAATTTATTCATTAATATTACCCAGTATTATTCTTAATTAATGATTAACTTTTGTCAATCATTAATTATCCTCTTGACAACGCCTAACGGCATTGACTACGTTGGATATGTTTTGTCTTGCAACACAAGTTGGCCAATATAGCTAACGTAGAAATGCGGTAAATTGTTCCAAATTACTTACGAAATAATCCGGAAAACCAAATTTCAGCCCGTAGGTAATTAAGCAGATTGCGGAAAATAAATTTAGAAGAAGGTGGACTAGAAACTGCTTTTGTTCAAAAAAGCATGTCTAGAACACAAATTTTTTCTGCGTATCTGCTGAGAACAATTTAAAGCGATCGCACTCTCTCGGAGCGTTGTGTGAAATAAGGCTTCACAGTTCGCCGAGAAAAGAAATTTTAACTTGGGAAGCATCTGCTGTTGAGGGTATGCATTATGCATATCTGTAATTTTTGTACAGCAATCATCGTATTTAAATACGACTAATTTTTCATGCCTGCAAACTTACCAGAACTGCAACCTCACGAGAAGAACAAGGTAGACGTACAAAGTACTACCTTTGCTATTGATGCTGTTGCCCGATTTGTATGCAACACTTTTGAAGAAGCACTCAGCAATCCTCAATTTGATGCCATAGTAATTGGTTCGGGGATGTATGGTGCATACTGTGCCGAAAAGATTTATAGATTGAGCGCGATCGCTGGCAAACCACTGCGCGTTTTAGTCCTAGAAGCAGGGCCATTCTTGATCTCAGAACACATCCAAAACCTATCGCGAATAGGGTTCGGCATCCAAGATATCGTAGCCGATCAGCCTTGGAAAAGTAACGTGGGTTTCTCGTCACATAGCTATTGCGTCGGTGGGAAATCAGTATTTTGGGGCGGATGGTCGCCGCGTTTGACCAGAGAAGATTTAGATTTATGGCCTGCTGAAATACGCCAATATTTGCACGAAAACTATAATCTTCTCGAAGAAGAAACAGGCGTAGATCCAGGCACAGAATTTATCCAAGGCGAACTACATGAGGCAATAAAAGACGCCGTAGACGCCGCCTTACCAATGGTAAAAAATCTGGATGAATGGCAAGAACCTCCCATTGCAGTACAAGGGCAATCTCCCGCCTCTGGCTTATTCAGCTTTGACAAATTTAGCAGCCTTCCACTATTAATTGATGCCCTTCGTGAAGATGCCGATAATAGCAAGGGCAACGATGGCGCACGGCGGCTTCTATTAGTACCCAAAGCCCGTGCCCTTAAGCTCGAAACTAACAAAGGATTTGTAAACAAAATCGAGCTTTCAGTAAATGGAAAAAAGGAATCTATAGACGTTAATCCCAATTGTTCTGTTGTTTTAGCGCTAGGTTCCGTTGAATCAACGCGCCTAGCTTTAGCCTCTTTCCCAACAACAGTTAACTCAGCCGAAGAACTTTTGGGAAGGAACTGTATGGTTCACAGCCGCAGCAATACAACCATGCGGATCAAGCGTTCAGCCTTAGCACCTGCATTATCTAATAAATTGCAAACAGCAGCTTTGCACGTTCGCGGTTCAATAGATGAAGGCCGTTTTCACCTACAACTGACCGTCGCAGCCAACCGCGACGGAAACTCGGACGCGCTCTATTTCCGCATGATTCCCGATCTCGATTTGCTAGACGCAATTCTAGCTCAAGAAGATGCTGAATGGATCGCTATTACCATCCGGGGAATCGGCGAAATGCAGGGATTTAAAGATAAAGCCATACGTTCATCGGACACCAGTTGGATGGATCTAAGTCCCTTTGATAAAGATCAATTTGGCAATCCCAGAGCCTTTATTTATCTGAAGGAAACTGATGTTGATTTAAAGCTTTGGGATGCAATGGACAAAGCCACCCTTGACTTAGGGTTGAAATTGGCAGATGGGAATCCCGATAATATCGAGTATTTCTACAAAAAGAATGGAGTTGAGGCTTGGTATAGCGATCCACCGCCAGCAGCAACTTTTAAACCGGAAGGCGTACGAGACGGTTTAGGAAGCACATTTCACGAGTCTGGCACGTTATGGATGGGAGAACCAGCAAAGTCCGTAACTGATGTAAATGGTCAATTCCATCATGTTGGTAATGCCTTTTGCACAGACCAAGCATTATTCCCAACTGTGGGTTCTGCTAATCCGGTTTTGACTGGTTTGGTGCTGTCTCGCAAAGTGGCTTCGCAGATTGTAGAGCGCAATTTAGTAGAAGGGCAAGTATTCCCCACCGAGCCTGGTTTTACTCCCCTATTTACGGGTGACTTTTCTAACTGGAAAACAACTGGCGGGGGAGGATTTCAAGTTCTATTCGGAACAATTTTGGAATCATTTACTTTTGCGCGAATTGGCGTGCTGTACACGGTGCAAGAGTATAGCGATTTTATTCTCAAGCTTGACTGGCAGATGTTCGAGAACGATGCTAACTCAGGCGTTTTTCTACGCTTTCCAAGTCTAGAGGATAACCCTTCGGACGCAGAAATAAACGCTGCATACAAGCAGTGCTATGAAGTTCAAATTGATGAAACAGGGTTTAATTTTACTGAATTTCAAAAAGGGAATCCCCTTCCCTATGGAAGTGCATTTCATAAAACGGGAGCGATTTACGAGTTAGCACCAGCGCGGAAATGGGCTTCTAAGCGGTTGGGATTGTGGAACACCTATGAGATTGAAGCGAAAGGAAATTCTATCAGCGTCAAACTCAATGGAGAACTGGTGAGCGAATACTCTGGCCCAGAAGCGCGATCGCTAAAAGGACATATTGGCTTGCAATATCACACAGGTCGAGTTCAGTTCCGCAATATCCGCATCAAAGAACTCTAACTAAAGGTAGTATTCGCGGTTCACAAACTATCGACAATGAACCGCGAGTTATCCCGATCCAGGGCAATCAAACAGTAATGAGATTTAATTAGTTCCGAGGCTTAAACGCATCATGTCGAGCAACACATCAGAAAACAAAAATCTTAATTGCAGCATCGAGAAAGATGACCGCGATCGCAAAGAAAAACAGTTAATTAAAGAAAAGCGCAAACAAGCAGGTATCGGCTTCCCTTCTGCTGGAATCCAAAAACACTTGTTAATCGTTCGCCTAGATATTGCAAGCGCCGCAGAAAACGATAAAGAAACCGTAAAAAAAGGTCTGACTAAACTCTGCGATCTGTTTGCAAGACTCGATAAGGGCAAGAAGAAAATCGAGATTCTTAATGAAGAAGGCAATCTAGAACTTACTTCGCTGTCAAAATATCATTTTTCAGCCACTATCGGTTTTGGTATTGGCTTCTTCAACCACCTTTCCATCCCAGAAGACAAGCGCCCGAAGCGTCTCAAGGAAATGCCCGATCACACGGGACTTGGCGACATTGCGCCCTACAGTCTCAGCCAAACCGATCTAATTATTCAGCTTGGTTCTACCAACGATTTTATTAACCGTTGGGTGCTAGAAAATGCGGTACAACCAGTGGTAACAAGCGAAGAAAATAACCCCGAAGCAACAGACATCGTATCGGCTATCCGAGGCTGGGCGATAATTGTTGATGTTAACGCTGGGTTTCAGCGCGTAGATGGGCGCAACTTGCAAGGTTTCAATGATGGGGTATCCAACCCGCGCCGCCTCAGCCAACTTTTCGATGATATTGTTTGGACGACGCAAGAGGACGAAGGCAACCCAGATTTAGTAGACGGCACTTACATGGTCTTCCAAAAAATCGTACACGACTTAGATCAGTGGCGGTCTTTGAGCGTGAAAGAACAGGAGGAATGGGTAGGACGCAGCAAGGGTACGGGGTTGTTGCTGGGTACGCTGTCGGAAGAAGAAGATAACAAACTAGGGGAAGATTTGCGATCGCCCGACGCCGAGACCCGCAAAGCCGCCCTGAAAAAATGGAAGCCTTTGTTTCAAGCGCAGGAGAATCCAGAGACGCGATTCTTTGACCATGAAAACAGCGATTTAAATGGCAAGCCGAAGTTCGGCGAAATCCCCCTTAAATGCCCTGCTTGGTCGCACGTCCGCAAGGCTAACCCGCGCGAAGAGGATAATATCACGAACTCAAATGATTTAAAGATTGAGGCGCATCTAATCTTCCGTCGCGGCTATCCTTTTATGGAAAGCGATATGGACAACAAAACTCGGTCGGGATTATTGTTCGTC
The DNA window shown above is from Microcoleus sp. FACHB-831 and carries:
- a CDS encoding class I SAM-dependent methyltransferase, with the translated sequence MQENNLSSTPLHNMNPLSRFSDRADDYAKYRPSYPAAAINTIVEGLNNLSQVVAADIGAGTGISSRLLAERGIRVIAIEPNAAMREAALLHPFLELREGTAEATNLADASVDLISCFQSFHWFAPQPSLEEFRRILKPNGRLAVVWNERDRADEFTQNYSRLVQRASNNHPAESRLVSVDPLLTSPIFPNVSRYNFEYRQELDLEGLIGRAMSVSYIPREGEAHEQLISGLTELYNSDRDRDGFVQLAYCTSVYIAAPNIKV
- a CDS encoding class I SAM-dependent methyltransferase, which encodes MQRILEPEVMDSAEEAVEYDAMDFTEVNTAFAKRAIELASTSAIVLDAGTGTARIPILICQQRPQWHITGIDMAKSMLEIGRKNVDNAGLQQQIKLELADAKGLPYRDEQFDMVISNSLIHHLPEPLPFLQEIKRVMNRDGAILLRDLIRPESAEIINNLVESIGEEYDEHQKNLFRDSLYAAFTLDEVKALIQQAGLPDVNVYQSSDRHWTAEKYCSIKLSLSSPSNEL
- a CDS encoding Dyp-type peroxidase, whose translation is MSSNTSENKNLNCSIEKDDRDRKEKQLIKEKRKQAGIGFPSAGIQKHLLIVRLDIASAAENDKETVKKGLTKLCDLFARLDKGKKKIEILNEEGNLELTSLSKYHFSATIGFGIGFFNHLSIPEDKRPKRLKEMPDHTGLGDIAPYSLSQTDLIIQLGSTNDFINRWVLENAVQPVVTSEENNPEATDIVSAIRGWAIIVDVNAGFQRVDGRNLQGFNDGVSNPRRLSQLFDDIVWTTQEDEGNPDLVDGTYMVFQKIVHDLDQWRSLSVKEQEEWVGRSKGTGLLLGTLSEEEDNKLGEDLRSPDAETRKAALKKWKPLFQAQENPETRFFDHENSDLNGKPKFGEIPLKCPAWSHVRKANPREEDNITNSNDLKIEAHLIFRRGYPFMESDMDNKTRSGLLFVCFQRDITDKFEFIKKNWFNNPDFPVPFFRPFSEAEKDFRHQHGRFSVAELEAIADNVEARKILGLSCPHAFAAALKEAEDKLTQCTGLEGLGGPSEHGVITTGQFLATVTLGGGYYFVPPIPNKNIANIGQQFFD
- a CDS encoding M48 family metalloprotease, yielding MKRFWNFLLIALCFLSPISASITLAQAKSAPPTVEKPAPPKTPQPSTKPTPEATSTEEGKPEEKNKEPEPTPEEIARKQKLIEADKLYLGGQSAAAQKLYREAKPPFKKATDLTERKEAITDAEKLSPAGQVYWREAKAGMEQKLETKIFVPLQFLVEQYPEFIPGQLLYAQALKDYNKPEEALKVLERATAVYPDQPDLLTAKINGFVDNKKWLEASLSARQFALLNPKHPAAPEFETLADKHLKRYQQHLRAQLRGNAIANVITGALGYVITGNLLGPISAAESTYLLLRGESAVGQSVTKQVKREIPLLEDEEVLKYVREVGNKLATVAGRNDFQYEFYVINDDKLNAFALPGGKVFVNAGAIAKTNSEAELAGLLAHELSHAVLSHGFQLVTEGNLTASATQFLPYGGTLANLIVLNYSRDMERQADVLGTRILASSGYAADGLHNLMITLNKEDRDRPVFSWLSTHPVTDERISSLENLVSTNAYNRYAYEGVARHSEMQAKVKNLLAAEKKKPRNRRRNRN
- a CDS encoding NAD(P)-dependent oxidoreductase — translated: MKVAFLGTGLMGQPMAQRLLEAEIPIIAYNRTASKLEALRDAGAEIVDSPEQAIRESDCTILMLTNAQAIEDILFSDSAKQQLAERTVIQMGTISPTESKAIASQVVAAGGDYIEAPVLGSTPEAKAGKLIVMVGASPEQYQKWSGILKHFGSEPLHIGEVGAAAAVKLALNQLIPSLTGAFALSLGFVQREGVEVERFMEILRQSALYAPTFDKKLQRMLDRDYSNPNFPTKHMLKDTNLFLNEAKSKGLNVSSLEGIRQILEIAQNLGLAEADYSALFSAINPDK
- a CDS encoding family 16 glycoside hydrolase; this encodes MPANLPELQPHEKNKVDVQSTTFAIDAVARFVCNTFEEALSNPQFDAIVIGSGMYGAYCAEKIYRLSAIAGKPLRVLVLEAGPFLISEHIQNLSRIGFGIQDIVADQPWKSNVGFSSHSYCVGGKSVFWGGWSPRLTREDLDLWPAEIRQYLHENYNLLEEETGVDPGTEFIQGELHEAIKDAVDAALPMVKNLDEWQEPPIAVQGQSPASGLFSFDKFSSLPLLIDALREDADNSKGNDGARRLLLVPKARALKLETNKGFVNKIELSVNGKKESIDVNPNCSVVLALGSVESTRLALASFPTTVNSAEELLGRNCMVHSRSNTTMRIKRSALAPALSNKLQTAALHVRGSIDEGRFHLQLTVAANRDGNSDALYFRMIPDLDLLDAILAQEDAEWIAITIRGIGEMQGFKDKAIRSSDTSWMDLSPFDKDQFGNPRAFIYLKETDVDLKLWDAMDKATLDLGLKLADGNPDNIEYFYKKNGVEAWYSDPPPAATFKPEGVRDGLGSTFHESGTLWMGEPAKSVTDVNGQFHHVGNAFCTDQALFPTVGSANPVLTGLVLSRKVASQIVERNLVEGQVFPTEPGFTPLFTGDFSNWKTTGGGGFQVLFGTILESFTFARIGVLYTVQEYSDFILKLDWQMFENDANSGVFLRFPSLEDNPSDAEINAAYKQCYEVQIDETGFNFTEFQKGNPLPYGSAFHKTGAIYELAPARKWASKRLGLWNTYEIEAKGNSISVKLNGELVSEYSGPEARSLKGHIGLQYHTGRVQFRNIRIKEL
- a CDS encoding thioredoxin family protein, with protein sequence MARTASTMLPLGTKAPDFHLPEVVFGKTISLATFAGKKALLVMFICKHCPFVKHIQTELAQIGEDYAEKDLAIVAISANDAIKYPDDSPEQLKAIALELGFIFPLCYDETQETAKAYTAACTPDFFLFDADRQLVYRGQLDDSRPSTDKPVTGKDLRAAIDAVLAGKPVNPDQKPSIGCNIKWKLGKEPTYYGQS